The sequence CTGATGAATAGACTTAGCAAAGTAGTAAATCCAACTATCTCTCCTGTCTAGACTGATTTTATTAAAGGTAGATACATCATGTAGGGTGTGGTAATTTTGCATGAAGCTTTGAATATCATCCACACTAAAAAACAGAATGCTCTTCTTTTTGAAgtagattttgaaaaagcatatgataagATCAAGTGGTCGTTTGTATATAAAATGCTAAAACTCAAAAAATCCCTGACCATTGGTGTCACTGGATTATGCAAACCATGATGGGGGGCATGTTGGAGTTAAGGTCAATGACCAAGTTGGTCCATATTTCGAAACGTACAAAGGATTGAGACATGGGGATTCCTTGTCTCCACTCCTATTTGATCTAGCCGTAGATGCTCTGGCTATTATCATGGACAATGCCAGAAGATAGGGCTTTGTGAAAGGGGTACTTAATGAAACTTATGCAACTAGGGTTaatatgctgatgatacaattTTTCTTTTGCAAGATGATAAGGAGAGTGCTACAAATCTAACATTTATCTTAACTGCCTTTGAACAAATGTCGGGGCTAAGTTTTAATTTCGACAAGAATGATATATATCTGTTTGGAGAGGTTGTGGATAAAACTGACTTGTATCAGAAAATTTTCACATGTGCCCTAGGGAAAATGCCTTTAAAATACCTGGAACTGCCTGTCTCTGACAAAAGGATTAGGAATAAAATGTGGAAAATGTTACTGAAAAGATAGAAAGGAGGTGTGCTTGTTCGCAAGGGAGGCTGCTGAACATAGCAGGGAGAATTATCTTGGTACAATCATGCCTAACTAACATACCCATTTACATGATGTCTTTCTACCCGCTCCGGGTTGGGGTAAGGAAAAGGATATACTTCTTCAGAGCCGGATTAATCTTGCAAGCTGATGAACATAAGAAGAAATGTCACCCGCTGAATTGGAAAACTTGTTGCTTATCCAAATCACCGGGGGAGGGGGGGTTATAAATTTGGATTGCTTTAATAAAGCTTTATTGGCCAAGTGGTTGTGGAAAATTGAAAATGATTCTGGATTATGGCAAGATATATTGTGGAGAAAGTATATCTAGGACAAATGCATCTCTAGGATCAAACATAAGCCCGGAGATTCCCAGTTCTGGTACAACATACTTGGGATCAGAGAGATCTATTATAAATACATAAAGAAAAATATTGGTGATGGCAAAAATACTAGATTCTAGGAAGATTTTGTCGGTAGGTGATAAACCACTTAAAGAGGCATGCCTAAATCTTTATTTCATTAACATGAATCATAATATTTTGGTGGCTGGCGTGCTTACTAAAGGATGGTCGGTGTTTTCTTTTAGAAGATCAATGAATGTAGAGGTAGCTGGTCTTTGGGAGAACCTTAAATCTAGATGTGAAGAGGTGGATGTATATGGGGGCAGAGAAGGTCTTTGTGGATGCTGAATGCAAACAGAGTTTTCTCTGTTAAATCCCTGTACCTCGCCCTGATCAAAAATGAAATTGGTTTTCCACAAAAATTTCTTTGGAAGGTCAAGGTACCTGCCAAAATTAAGATATTTCTCTGGTTAATGAATAAAAGAAATGTTCTAACCAAAGACAACCTTTTAAAAAGAGGATGGAAAAGGGAAATTTTGCATTTTCTATGGGTGTGATGAGACAATAGATCAGCTTTTCTTTCCATGTTCCGTGGCCAGACTGATTTGGAATTTACTTAAATGTTCCTTGTGATTTCTTTTGACACCTGTCACCCTAGATGACTGTTTTGGCAGATGGACTCTGACCTTTGCCAAGTCAGATAGGGGATTGATGCTTGTTGGGGTCTCTGCTATTTTATGGACTATTTTGGAAATGTCATAATGatgtgatttttgaaaaaaaaaagaataaatgaCCCTTTGGGTGTGGTGAAACTAATATGCAATTGGATATTTGACTGGTCTATTTTGCAGATCAAGGGCCCAGAGAGAAGAATCTTGCAGCTGGGAGCAAAGATGGTCGAGCGGGTAGCAAATGAGGTCTTCAGAGCGTCGCAGGGATGGCGTCTAGGGGTGCCGAGGTTGGAAAACTGACAGCAACCCCGGCCGATTCAGTTCCTCACGGGCTTTCACTTCACTTCGCTGGCCGGATGCGCTCTTCGCTTTTGCCTTAGTTTGCtgtcttttgctttctgttatCCCGAATGTTGCTAGATTTCCGTTTGTGCTCACTAGCTGAGTGCTGGGATATGAAATCGGAGAGGGCAAGACTCTCTTCTGCTATAAAAAAAAAATCAGTCGTGATGCTCTGAATTTTGTCATGTTTTTTACTTTTGAGGCACAACTCTATTTCTTAGCTACTAATCGTATGAGAAATTCTTATTTCTAAATCAATCAATGATATTCAAAACTATGTATTCAAACCTTGTACAACCTTAGTACAACAAACAAAATGCCAATTCTAACAAAATATTCGGGACCCTTCTTAATTAAACAAGATTATTTTTTTTGAATACCGCAGGACGCAGACTCTTGTACATGCGCACACACTCACTTCTATGAACCACACACGCACACCTTACTCCTATGAGCAACTCTGAGTAACTGAGCCGGCacgtcatcttgagattgacggGGACATCGTCTCCCACTGATCGCACATCACCGGAAGgttaaaataaattcaaaaaaatgcgaGCATCAACGTCAAGTTTAGGAGTTGAACTTTGATGGACTTGGGATATCACTATTCTCCTAATCATCTAAGCACAAGTTGATTCGCCTAATTAAACAAGATGGGAGATCGATATTCGCAATAGCAtagaattaattttatttctcgaTGGACGATCATGGATTATGTATCCAACATTAATAATTGGAGGCTGCACATTTTGCAACGGAGAATACAAATTACTTTTACCCCTCAACTATCTACTGACTGCTCAAATGATGCTCACTTGAGCACCTCCTACCTCTTTATTAAAGTTTGAGTTGCTTACCACATGTACTATATCTAGAacatgtatttttttatttttcattatgCGTTTTTCCTTGTTTGATTGTCTTTCAATGGATACTGCATGCATGTAATGTGCAGCTCCAGAAGTTGAGATGGGCTTCTTGATAATGTTCAAGTTACTCGATTTGAAATATATATGGCCCAACACGTTTTTTGAGGTTGTCTTTGACCATGTGCTAGAGCAATAGTATATAACATGCATGACACAAATCATGTTGTTAATTTCCCATGGGAAAGGAGTTTCAATTGATATAGATTTTCATTACATCTCATATATTATTAAAAAGTAATAGTCAAAGGTGGGCTCAAAAAACTTTTTAGGTCATATATATTTGGACGGGCGAGAATGAATCCagactctaaaatacgtctatatacatccgtatgtgatctatattaaaatatctagaaagacttatagttaggaacagagggagtacatctcaTATATTATTAAAAAGTAATAGTCAAAGGTGGGCTCAGAACGCCGATAACGCCCACACTTGTGGACGTTAAAGGATCTGGCCACACgttttgtgtggtgtctaaaaggaccagcccacacgcctacatgtgggcaaaacaactagcgcccacacGCCTTTTTTTCCTTGTGGTCCCTCTCACACGCCTATGTGTGGGCAAAATGGATAACGCCCACACGACCTCTCTCACATCTACCTCACGGTCCCACAtgccccgcgtgacagtcaccacgcGTCCCCGCAGTTCCCATCGTTCGAACCCTCTTcaatgttcgtttaactgcagttgtcatgccgctgaactacagttgccatgtcggacaactacagttgtcatcgttgctcaactgcagttgccatggttgctcaactgcagttgccatctcaggtcaaagtgtcagatgccattttggacaactgcagctgttgccatgcatgatctggtttattgtagttgccatgatttgaaaactttaggggttaccacctactaacactaggcagttgccatgtatggtctggtttactacagttgccataatttgaaaaccttaggagttgccacctactaacactaggcagttgccatgtatggtctggtttactacagttgccatgatttgaaaaccttaagagttgccacctactaacactaagcAGTTGCCGTGTAGCGCTACAAAGAGACATGGCAACATAACATGTttcgggtaaagagagagttgtcatctgcttacaagcacactagggcagttgttGTGTACCCTgcaaacacatggcaactgacatgttcgggtaaaaaaagagttgtcatctgcttacaagcatACTAGGGTAGTTATTATGTatactgcaaaacacatggcaactggcaGTTTTGGGTGTGGGAAAAAAGACGGGCGTGtcggcgagatggcaaatgcccacacatcAGCCTTTATGCGTGAGTGAAAACAGGCGTGTGGGcaaactgctaaacgcccacacactgGCCCTCCCGTGTGATGAAACGGACatgtgggcgaccggatgaattCCCACACACCATCCCAGTCCTACATGGCATCACAAACATGTCAAAATTCGTGCAACCACAAATGAATGTGGATTCACGCGTGTGGaagagatgcaaacgcccacacgtgtgtgCGTTAGTATTTTCGAAACTTATTAGGCCATATATATTTGGACGGGGAGTAACAGATTTGAAAATGATAAGATTGAATTATTTTTCGTTACACATACAGGGACACTGAGGAGCTAGCACACACAACACAAACACAAGGGTAAACGTGCGGGCCCTAGACAAAGATGGAGAAACACTAGTCGGAGCTAGCGTACGTGTACACGTACGTGCATGCTTATTTCAACATCACATCATCAACACGTGGATACACTTCCTACTGACaatcttgcatgcatgcatgcatgcagcgttGACCCTACTTCGACCTTGACCGTTGCCCCTCCGCTTGCCcctccgcatgcatgcatgcatgcatgcaacataccACGTACGTACTGCATGCACAGCGATCTATGTCACGGTCACGGGTGGATGCAGCCACCGCCGCCGTGTCCGATGCCACCGCCGAGTCCACCGGCGCCACCTCCGAGCCCTCCACCGCCGAGGCCACCAagaccacctcctccaccgccgagGCCACCAAGTCCGCCCGAGCCACCGCCAAgtccaccggagccgccgcccagaCCGCCGaggccacctgcaccaccaccgccGAGGCCACCGAGCCCGCCCGCGCCGCCAAgtccgccaacgccaccgccggctccgccgagcccACCGACGCCTCCCACGCCAGCGAGGCCACCAATGCCCCCGATCCCTCCCACGCCGCCCCCGACGCCTCCGAGGGCGCCGCCGATGCCACCCACCGCTCCGCCCAGGCCTCCCACCCCACCGGCGCCAGCGAAGCCCCCGACTCCACCGCCGTACCCTCCGCCCAGGCCGCTGCCCAGGAAGGTTTTCTGGTCGCCGAGGCCGGCCGGTGCGGCCGCGGCCACGCCGACGTTCTTAGCACTCGTGGTCGTCGCAGTTGTCTTTGTGGtcttggcggtggcggtggccgtgGCAGGCACATCTCTCGCGTCAGCCGGTGCTAGCGGCGCCACCGCGAGGAGGAGGGCGACGAGCAAGAAACGGCACGCCATTGCGGCAGTAACGGTGCTCCACCTCGCCATCGATCGAGCTAGCTAGGTTCTCAGCTAAGTGGAGTGCCAAGCCTTCTATAGATAGCCTATATATAGAGACGGACTACGGACTACGCATGCAGCTAGCCAGAGATCTCGAAGTGGAATGAAGCAATTAATGGAGGAGGCACCGCACAGGTGAGCGGCGGGCGGGCGGCCGGAGTGAatgggaggcgccaaggcttgctCCTACCGCAGAGCCAATGCCTGTCTATCTCAGAATTCAGTAGAGCGGCAACAGAGTTCACGAGTGACATCCTACTCGTCCACAAGTACGCACTCGCAGAGCTTCCATTAACTCACTGACACCATGGATCGGCTGCTGTGCATGGTATGGTTGCATGAAGGGAGGAGAGGACGCGTGTGACCGTGCACAGACAGCTGACGCACCTACCACCGCCGGCGATAAATGGGCCGGCCGGACTTCCTTCTTCTGCGGGTCTAGAAGGGGGAGGGCCATGATTTGTCACCCATGCAACATCCTAGCGGCACGTAAGGGGTCACGGGAGAGCAGAGCCGGCACTGTGCGCTGGCTCACAGACTGCGCGTACGTATGTAAACTATTCTGGGGGATTCAATGCTTTGTCGATCGGATTTACTATATACCGTATGCAACTGAGAAtaattttccccgcaaaaaaaaaaactgaGAATAATTTTAGGATGTGTTGATTTACTATCACATCCTGGACTACTCGTTGCGCAGGAGCTCGAAAAGGGCAAGGAGGAAACCCGTCCCATCACACGCCGATCTCAGGCGTACACccctgctactgctactgctactggaGAGCTGTAGACGCCGATCTCGACTTTGCGTCAGTAGCTCATCCGCATGCAGCCCAATGGGCAGGTCAAGCTCTCCGATGGTCTAGTACTTGGAGGCTTGAAGCCCCATAATCTGGACGCCGCTGGAGGATGTCGTAGGGAGCCTACTCACAACGCCAAACTATTCTACTCACTCCGTCCCgaaatacttgtcgtagaaatcCATAaagatggatgtatctagaactaaaacatTCATTCCTCcggcaagtatttccggacggaggaagtactagttaTACTCCATTCTTCATGGTTTAAGGCCGGGCTTGGATGCGGTGTAATCAAATACAGAGGTATTTAGTTTACACGTCTATCTTACTTGCGGGTCACTAGCAGATTTCCAGCTGGAAACAAAACGATGGACGGAGATCTGTATCTTTTCTACATGTGTATTTCAGACGAAACGGTAATCCAAACAAGGCCTACGGGTCCGAGGCTGTCCTCCCCAGCGACCTTGAGCATGATGCACCTCGAGTAGCTCGCTATGTCGAGGCA comes from Triticum aestivum cultivar Chinese Spring chromosome 5B, IWGSC CS RefSeq v2.1, whole genome shotgun sequence and encodes:
- the LOC123115390 gene encoding glycine-rich protein 23-like, whose amino-acid sequence is MARWSTVTAAMACRFLLVALLLAVAPLAPADARDVPATATATAKTTKTTATTTSAKNVGVAAAAPAGLGDQKTFLGSGLGGGYGGGVGGFAGAGGVGGLGGAVGGIGGALGGVGGGVGGIGGIGGLAGVGGVGGLGGAGGGVGGLGGAGGLGGLGGGGAGGLGGLGGGSGGLGGGSGGLGGLGGGGGGLGGLGGGGLGGGAGGLGGGIGHGGGGCIHP